Proteins from one Anopheles nili chromosome 2, idAnoNiliSN_F5_01, whole genome shotgun sequence genomic window:
- the LOC128731233 gene encoding probable helicase with zinc finger domain, whose amino-acid sequence MTEAQANEYLRNRLWQKAKDIYDSIVEASASDTSSGSGRRHSKDQVIACLYGRTECCLELGQYDQVTQDCQRLLKMLNLAENTTNNNGNGPSSTESPSPTPSSSSTTSSSSSSNASATPTGAGKGGGAPKPPATATANGTSSPGAGTTSTESKVRKRLIHSLFKQQKFTEAETILQEWTSNHSANQDIGRYLDRLKVLLQLASTSGGNSPNANGANDTLHNATSSNNNSPDVPPVAEPTLSPISSTVSSISSLNDEYEQIETKLDNLILNNLPPDRYTKPLGRIESQLKLGNGNTEPDGGSSPAGMEESEKGPDGQETQEGTQNKLQGSGTNGDEKRKDVLLPGAKATTTVAVSKSSAAGHTNNGGQNSSSGGDGGSGSSTNSDSKTSDSNCNLFNEANSDKGDKKGSVTVDRGSSCGSAGSRLVESGVRGGNGGGGGGGGGGGKQTNSNHVTEKHGKPASAGGAVGQEKTSSSGVTGSGSKTLPIDKQLSSITCVYCTLSFADRSELRAHCQTESHQNIIMSDEGRDWKWRPPPRGFMAESYTVCEKYQDNQNCHYGNQCVEAHGVDELNEWKERFEYRKKKLQRARDKELYGKSYTEQLLEKWVQAPSPEKVMREKIEGVEDSCSHDLVTTISSKVSKREWSFVLKSKRYLKAVALLQDAHRNHFVLKQICPGEPRGTHSGGKKIGGSSSGGGKGGPSTEAELNSEQEWIAPVSGSDKGEAAATQLEHRVKVGFSTEIYGTFRQTVVFDFGREPVLVKHICVDVVPVTEVDKIQEIKKDIVMSTAERWDETNSEVFEFTTAPIPHMQTPAYTADAEREKDLLVRYPLPKASTFVLTQSTITEKKLTRNNYRNRIHELLYVEEIARYEQIARYNLTTRLSIVTNYLLTPSGMATSTAKYSHSGELFALMKLGKDVSEDTSAGRLILNNCQAVYIAAARETTPAGERRKVYEAVIEDKGKNMIYLKVSAKAVSGLGLKPETEFLADIQFQPNRLTYCEWHQAIDKIADFRLIFPEIFLEPSIPWTPQRQWDSSLDPKLNSKQKEAVVAITTPVSVPLPPILLIGPFGTGKTYTLAQAIKQLLLQEGSKILICTHSNSAADLYIKDYLHPWVEEGMTEARPLRVYYHKRWVATVNGIVQKYCLVDLNINMRNFRRPTVKDILKHRIVVVTLNISMELASLDLPKGHFTHIFLDEAAQAMECEAIMPLALAGERTRIVLAGDHMQMSPELFSHFAKERKLHVSLLERLYDHYPHDFPCKILLCENYRAHDAIIRFTSELFYEQKLIASGKQPRHEKFYPLTFFTTRGEDVQDKNSTAFYNNSEVYEVVERVCELRKKWPSAWGKINDQSIGIMTPYADQVFRIRSELRKRRMGGISVERVANVQGKQFRAIFLSTVRTRRTCNANANEGSSSTEEVDYGFLSNSKLLNTAITRAQSLVAVVGDPVALCSIGRCRKVWERFIEICYQNKSLFGITWSLLRSQLDGVELKKTYVLNPLAPEFIPRALQGEAYLRDQAASIGGVVGSSGGQFHHHSALSHHAGVPGASHQGHHGSSHHQQQQQHPQHQQQQQQSQQQQQQQQQQSQGHAIHASHQLQHLQSQHHAAAQQQGAGSAFHHSTVGGAGFPLGGTGAGSTGAGLGALPNAAAAAALMRNQLAITPFIGPTSAVQGPVAQSSMLQQHIQSQTQSQQQTSQQQQQQPQQQQQQQQQQQFPYQNPLYFYQQQQQQQQSSQSLRSGPSMVPPHASALGGPPIPPNMAPPPNQNAPNLWGSAGSAFPMVSSPGGRNTPPGWRLAQKNAPPSIRPQLPASVTGQTVSHPLGMGLPGGPGPGRPGPPPLIAPPMRSPTIGGGQGATCPPLGPLSYFQQQPNKGPAAALMQTQAQQQQPGQPGGAFGLYHQNTAPAHLAGGPSQQGPAGAQPNHHMRPMLTAGPISPSGFQQPQQIAPNSQSAAVAAQGHFAQSGDLYMASIQNELMAMSNRMPHLAAAGQKLGAASGGAGTVAGVPMHRGGTADQFALEKASDFHFLQNVHFPELRSQSANHQQLGNAVTAVGPHLPAVSSSAHLLQQQQQQQQHQQQVAAAAAAAAVLGPGILTPSNVAQQQHHGLGGAGSGLADFSHLLPANMSFFDMALQTKEFQYYWFTKLMETKGLEAANKFTDILRQLPTSVAAANSLKAHQASLPPVQQQQQGAAKVIPGMVSSGGNGPLSAQADIFLDNILNPMKEPLLLGGAPNAASAGGLVHGGNVLVNGVGGVGTVAPGNVANHPGVSGTAGGKGGMLESVDLFASLSSSLAPEIGQPQLSQQQQSVPLYRRQAGQNYQGSLPGGSSSSGVTGSISSSSNALSIDSSTPDLLDSVQLHQQAQQLHQQQQQNFGMQQTLLELLEPKMTQQNYLFGSNGANQFAGSTMLEQQQQQQQQQQNGGFPGNAGYSSIQNIAAGLLQQQQQLQQQQQQQGLGGRDYLQHLTSHAGPQSVQAGLVQSQQHLSDDHLLSQRAAGGAGTGTGVGVGGGPSGMPVSSAAAHATYASVLSQGQHHHHHHHGNNGNHQVQHQHHHFAAQQQQQHQQQHGHGMESLKQLSKMDLSDAGALVEGAGGSTNIGNNAASNDPFAPLRNLGGKSNGLYNYFL is encoded by the exons ATGACCGAAGCTCAAGCCAATGAATACCTCCGGAATCGACTGTGGCAGAAGGCAAAAG ACATCTACGACAGCATCGTTGAAGCCTCCGCCAGCGACACATCGAGCGGTTCAGGTCGGCGCCATTCGAAGGATCAAGTGATCGCATGTCTGTACGGGCGCACGGAATGTTGCCTGGAGCTGGGACAGTACGATCAGGTGACGCAGGACTGCCAGCGATTGCTGAAGATGCTAAATTTGGCCGagaacaccaccaacaacaatgGTAACGGTCCATCATCCACCGAATCTCCCAGTCCTACGCCCTCCTCGTCATCCAcgacatcatcatcgtcgtcctcgaaTGCTTCGGCCACACCAACGGGTGCCGGAAAGGGTGGAGGAGCCCCCAAACCACCGGCCACTGCGACGGCAAACGGAACGTCCTCCCCCGGCGCCGGAACGACAAGCACGGAATCGAAGGTTCGAAAGCGCCTGATACACTCCCTGTTCAAGCAGCAAAAGTTCACCGAAGCCGAAACGATCCTGCAAGAGTGGACGTCGAACCACAGCGCCAATCAGGACATCGGGCGGTACCTGGATCGGTTGAAGGTGCTGTTGCAACTAGCGTCGACGTCGGGCGGGAACTCACCGAACGCTAACGGGGCCAACGATACCCTGCATAACGCCACGAGCAGTAACAATAACTCCCCGGATGTACCGCCGGTGGCGGAACCCACCTTGAGTCCGATCTCATCGACCGTATCGTCGATTTCGTCGCTAAACGACGAGTACGAGCAGATCGAGACGAAGCTGGACAACCTGATTCTTAACAATCTGCCACCGGATCGCTACACGAAACCGCTCGGTCGGATAGAGAGCCAGCTGAAGCTGGGCAATGGGAACACCGAACCCGATGGTGGATCTTCGCCGGCCGGGATggaagaaagcgagaaaggacCGGATGGGCAAGAGACACAGGAGGGGACACAGAACAAGCTGCAAGGTTCGGGTACCAATGGGGACGAAAAACGGAAGGATGTTTTGCTGCCGGGAGCTaaagcgacgacgacggtggcggtATCGAAAAGCTCGGCTGCAGGACACACGAACAACGGTGGCCAAAACAGCAGTAGCGGGGGTGACGGGGGGAGTGGCAGTAGCACCAACAGTGATAGCAAAACTAGTGATAGTAACTGTAATTTATTCAATGAAGCAAACAGTGATAAGGGTGACAAAAAAGGATCCGTGACCGTCGATCGAGGATCGAGCTGCGGATCTGCTGGATCTCGTCTGGTGGAGAGTGGGGTTCGCGGTGgaaacggtggtggtggtggtggcggtgggggCGGAGGGAAACAAACCAACAGCAACCATGTCACGGAGAAACACGGCAAACCGGCTAGCGCAGGAGGCGCTGTTGGGCAAGAGAAAACGTCCTCTTCCGGGGTGACCGGAAGTGGCAGTAAAACGCTGCCGATTGACAAACAACTGAGCAGTATTACCTGTGTCTACTGTACGCTGTCGTTCGCCGATCGGTCGGAATTGCGAGCGCACTGTCAAACCGAGAGCCACCAGAATATCATCATGTCGGATGAGG GTCGGGATTGGAAATGGCGCCCACCACCACGTGGCTTCATGGCCGAATCGTACACGGTGTGCGAGAAGTATCAGGATAATCAAAACTGTCACTACGGCAACCAGTGCGTGGAAGCGCACGGTGTGGACGAGCTGAACGAATGGAAGGAACGGTTCGAGTACCGCAAGAAGAAGCTACAGCGAGCCCGCGACAAGGAGCTGTACGGCAAGAGCTACACGGAGCAGCTGCTCGAGAAATGGGTGCAGGCACCCAGCCCGGAAAAGGTGATGCGCGAGAAGATCGAAGGCGTCGAGGACAGCTGTTCGCACGATCTCGTCACGACCATCTCGTCGAAGGTGAGCAAGCGCGAGTGGTCGTTTGTGCTGAAATCGAAGCGATACCTCAAAGCGGTAGCCCTGCTACAGGATGCCCATCGGAATCACTTCGTTTTGAAGCAAATCTGTCCCGGCGAGCCGCGTGGCACGCATAGCGGTGGAAAGAAGATCGGTGGGAGCTCGTCCGGTGGCGGTAAAGGTGGTCCTTCGACGGAGGCTGAACTGAACTCGGAGCAGGAGTGGATTGCTCCTGTGAGCGGCTCGGATAAGGGTGAAGCTGCGGCCACGCAACTGGAGCACCGTGTAAAGGTGGGCTTTAGTACGGAAATCTACGGCACTTTCCGGCAGACGGTGGTGTTCGATTTTGGACGTGAGCCCGTACTGGTGAAACACATCTGCGTAGATGTAGTGCCGGTCACGGAGGTGGACAAGATACAGGAGATTAAGAAGGACATCGTCATGTCGACGGCCGAGCGTTGGGATGAGACAAACTCGGAGGTATTCGAGTTTACGACGGCACCGATCCCGCACATGCAAACACCGGCCTACACGGCGGATGCGGAACGCGAAAAGGACCTGCTTGTGCGGTATCCGCTTCCGAAAGCGTCCACGTTCGTGCTGACGCAGTCCACCATTACAGAGAAGAAACTGACGCGCAACAACTATCGCAACCGCATCCATGAGCTGCTGTACGTGGAGGAGATCGCACGGTACGAGCAAATAGCGCGCTACAACCTGACCACACGGCTGTCGATCGTGACAAACTATCTGTTGACGCCGAGCGGTATGGCGACCAGCACGGCGAAGTACTCGCACTCGGGCGAGCTGTTTGCGCTGATGAAGCTCGGTAAGGATGTATCGGAGGACACGTCCGCTGGTAGGCTGATCCTGAACAATTGCCAGGCGGTGTATATAGCGGCGGCCCGCGAAACAACCCCCGCTGGCGAGCGACGTAAGGTGTACGAGGCGGTGATCGAGGATAAGGGAAAGAACATGATCTACTTGAAGGTGTCGGCGAAGGCCGTGTCGGGGCTGGGTCTGAAACCGGAGACTGAGTTTCTGGCTGACATTCAGTTCCAACCGAACCGGCTGACGTACTGCGAGTGGCACCAGGCGATCGATAAGATCGCTGACTTTCGACTCATCTTTCCCGAGATCTTTCTCGAGCCCAGTATCCCGTGGACGCCGCAACGCCAGTGGGACTCGTCGCTCGATCCGAAGCTCAACTCGAAGCAAAAGGAGGCCGTGGTTGCGATTACGACACCGGTCAGTGTTCCTCTGCCGCCGATACTGCTGATCGGACCGTTTGGCACGGGCAAAACCTACACGTTGGCCCAAGCGATCAAGCAGCTATTGCTGCAGGAGGGCTCGAAGATTCTGATCTGTACACACTCCAATTCGGCTGCCGATTTGTACATCAAGGACTATCTGCACCCGTGGGTTGAAGAGGGCATGACCGAGGCTCGTCCGCTGCGCGTTTACTACCACAAGCGTTGGGTGGCGACAGTCAACGGGATCGTGCAGAAG TACTGTCTGGTGGATTTGAACATCAATATGCGCAACTTCCGGCGCCCGACGGTGAAAGACATCCTGAAGCATCGTATCGTCGTGGTGACACTCAACATCTCGATGGAGCTGGCCTCGCTGGACCTGCCGAAGGGCCACTTCACGCACATATTCCTCGACGAGGCGGCACAAGCGATGGAGTGCGAGGCCATCATGCCACTGGCGCTGGCGGGCGAGCGGACACGCATCGTCCTGGCCGGTGATCACATGCAAATGTCCCCCGAGCTGTTTTCCCACTTCGCCAAGGAACGAAAGCTGCACGTGTCGCTGCTGGAGCGGCTGTACGATCACTATCCGCACGATTTCCCTTGCAAGATACTGCTGTGCGAGAACTACCGCGCCCACGATGCCATCATCCGGTTCACGTCGGAGCTGTTCTACGAGCAGAAGCTGATCGCTTCCGGTAAGCagccgcgccacgagaagttCTACCCACTCACGTTCTTCACGACGCGCGGTGAGGATGTGCAGGACAAGAACTCGACCGCGTTCTACAACAACTCCGAGGTGTACGAGGTGGTCGAGCGGGTGTGCGAGCTGCGTAAGAAGTGGCCGAGTGCTTGGGGCAAAATCAACGACCAAAGCATCGGCATTATGACACCGTACGCGGACCAGGTGTTCCGTATCCGGTCGGAGTTACGCAAGCGCCGCATGGGTGGCATCAGTGTGGAGCGGGTGGCGAACGTACAGGGAAAACAGTTCCGAGCCATTTTCCTCTCAACCGTACGCACTCGGCGCACGtgcaacgcgaacgcgaacgaggGTTCCAGCTCAACGGAGGAGGTGGACTATGGCTTTCTCAGCAATTCGAAGTTGCTCAACACGGCGATTACGCGAGCCCAGAGTCTCGTGGCCGTGGTCGGTGATCCGGTCGCGCTCTGCTCGATCGGCCGTTGTCGCAAGGTCTGGGAGCGCTTCATCGAGATTTGctaccaaaacaaaagcctgTTCGGCATAACGTGGTCACTGTTACGCTCGCAGCTGGACGGAGTGGAGCTGAAGAAGACGTACGTGTTGAATCCGCTTGCGCCCGAGTTCATTCCGCGAGCGCTGCAGGGTGAGGCATACTTGCGCGATCAGGCAGCAAGCATTGGTGGAGTGGTTGGTTCGTCGGGTGGACAATTCCATCATCATTCGGCACTCTCCCATCATGCCGGCGTGCCTGGTGCATCGCATCAGGGTCATCATGGCTCTTCgcatcaccagcaacagcagcaacacccacaacatcagcaacagcagcagcaatcccagcagcaacagcaacaacagcagcagcagtctcAAGGACACGCGATACACGCATCCCACCAACTGCAGCACTTGCAGTCACAGCATCATGCTGCGGCTCAGCAACAAGGAGCGGGATCGGCTTTCCACCACAGTACGGTTGGAGGAGCTGGCTTCCCGCTGGGTGGCACGGGTGCCGGTTCGACTGGAGCCGGTCTCGGAGCTTTGCCGAATGCTGCAGCAGCGGCCGCCCTTATGCGAAATCAGTTGGCTATTACACCGTTCATAGGACCGACGTCCGCCGTACAGGGACCGGTCGCGCAATCGTCCATGCTCCAACAACACATCCAATCGCAAACGCAATCTCAACAGCAAActtcgcagcagcagcaacaacagccacagcaacagcagcagcagcagcaacagcaacaatttCCTTATCAAAATCCGCTCTACTTctaccaacagcagcaacaacagcaacagtcaTCGCAATCCCTGCGTAGTGGCCCGTCCATGGTGCCACCGCATGCGTCGGCACTTGGTGGGCCTCCGATACCACCGAATATGGCACCTCCACCGAACCAGAACGCACCGAACCTCTGGGGATCGGCTGGAAGCGCGTTCCCGATGGTATCCTCACCTGGTGGTCGCAACACACCTCCCGGTTGGAGGCTGGCCCAAAAGAACGCACCTCCATCGATACGTCCCCAGCTGCCCGCCTCGGTAACGGGTCAAACGGTGTCCCACCCGCTCGGAATGGGGTTGCCTGGAGGACCCGGACCTGGTCGTCCTGGGCCACCGCCGCTAATAGCGCCACCGATGCGTAGCCCGACCATTGGGGGTGGACAGGGGGCAACTTGTCCTCCGCTTGGACCGCTTTCATACTTCCAGCAACAACCGAACAAGGGTCCAGCAGCTGCACTCATGCAAACGCAggcccaacaacagcaaccgggCCAACCGGGTGGTGCTTTCGGTCTTTACCATCAGAACACGGCGCCTGCTCACCTGGCAGGAGGTCCATCGCAACAGGGACCGGCAGGTGCGCAACCGAATCATCACATGCGCCCGATGCTAACGGCCGGACCGATTAGTCCCAGTGGTTTCCAACAGCCACAGCAGATCGCTCCGAATTCTCAATCGGCGGCGGTTGCCGCTCAAGGACACTTTGCTCAATCCGGTGACCTGTACATGGCGAGCATACAGAACGAGTTGATGGCCATGTCCAACCGTATGCCGCATCTGGCCGCGGCGGGACAGAAGCTAGGAGCTGCTTCAGGCGGTGCCGGTACAGTAGCCGGCGTTCCAATGCACCGTGGCGGTACGGCAGACCAGTTTGCGCTCGAAAAAGCGTCCGATTTCCACTTCCTGCAGAACGTCCACTTCCCAGAGCTTCGAAGCCAATCGGCTAACCATCAGCAGTTGGGCAACGCGGTAACCGCAGTGGGTCCGCATCTGCCGGCGGTTTCGTCTTCGGCCCATCtcctgcaacagcagcaacagcagcagcaacaccagcaacaagtggctgcagcagcggctgcagctgctgtCCTAGGACCGGGCATCCTGACACCGTCGAATGTGgctcagcaacagcaccatggGCTTGGAGGGGCTGGTTCCGGTTTGGCGGATTTCAGTCACCTACTGCCGGCGAACATGAGCTTCTTCGATATGGCGCTGCAGACGAAGGAGTTCCAGTACTACTGGTTCACTAAGCTCATGGAGACGAAGGGCTTGGAAGCGGCGAACAAGTTCACGGATATCCTGCGCCAGTTGCCAACCTCGGTGGCAGCCGCAAATTCACTGAAAGCCCACCAAGCCTCACTGCCGCCGgtccaacagcaacaacagggTGCAGCCAAGGTGATACCCGGTATGGTAAGCAGCGGAGGCAATGGACCACTCTCCGCCCAGGCGGACATCTTTCTAGACAACATACTGAATCCCATGAAGGAACCGCTGCTACTCGGTGGAGCACCTAACGCCGCCTCGGCCGGTGGGCTCGTGCACGGTGGTAACGTTCTGGTGAACGGTGTTGGTGGAGTCGGCACTGTTGCTCCCGGCAATGTGGCCAACCATCCGGGAGTCAGTGGAACGGCGGGAGGTAAAGGTGGGATGCTGGAATCGGTGGATCTGTTTGCCAGTCTGTCTTCTTCGCTAGCACCCGAAATCGGCCAGCCCCAACtaagccagcagcagcaatcggtTCCGTTGTATCGACGTCAAGCGGGACAGAATTACCAGGGTTCGCTACCAGGTGGCAGCTCGAGCAGCGGTGTTACTGGATCGATTTCGTCCTCATCGAACGCGCTGTCGATCGATTCGTCTACGCCCGATCTGCTCGATTCGGTGCAGCTCCATCAACAGGCGCAGCAactgcatcagcagcaacagcaaaacttTGGCATGCAGCAAACACTGCTCGAACTGCTGGAGCCGAAAATGACCCAGCAGAACTATCTATTCGGCTCGAACGGCGCAAATCAATTCGCCGGCAGTACGATGTtggaacaacagcagcagcaacaacagcaacagcagaacgGCGGATTCCCGGGTAATGCCGGCTACAgttcgatacaaaacattgCCGCCGGATtactgcaacagcaacagcaattgcagcagcagcagcaacaacagggTCTTGGAGGGCGAGATTATTTGCAGCATTTGACGTCACATGCGGGCCCTCAGTCAGTGCAGGCTGGGCTGGTGCAATCCCAGCAGCATCTGTCCGATGACCATCTGCTTTCGCAGCGAGCCGCCGGAGGAGCTGGCACCGGAACGGGAGTAGGAGTAGGTGGAGGTCCTTCCGGGATGCCCGTTTCATCAGCGGCAGCCCATGCAACGTACGCCAGCGTTCTCAGCCAGGgtcagcatcatcaccatcatcaccacggtAACAATGGAAATCATCAGGTGCAACACCAGCATCATCATTTTGCcgcccaacaacaacagcagcaccagcaacagcacggCCACGGAATGGAGAGCCTCAAGCAGCTCAGCAAGATGGACCTTTCGGATGCTGGGGCGCTGGTGGAGGGAGCGGGAGGTTCGACTAACATCGGCAACAACGCCGCCAGCAACGATCCCTTTGCTCCGTTGCGTAACCTCGGTGGTAAGAGCAATGGGTTGTACaattatttcctttaa
- the LOC128731237 gene encoding uncharacterized protein LOC128731237, whose amino-acid sequence MAINFSASFAACLAAGLKVPRQIMYCISQDTAPYVLYKDSQEAAERGAAAAAAVQWGNGDGPAGAAIYQQNAQNHLQAHMNGAATQQQLVAAAAAAAAQHHQQQQQQQQQQQQQQQQQQQHHQHTSATHSPPNQDNRPQQPGEQANGHLHSPATSPYPANNGPDIEEDMIKVQSMQQAVQHQQPNGQQQLVQQQQQQQQQQQQQQGGNNASANHPNEHPNQQGNPAGPGSGGGGTGGGGGAGGPPGCFGNEAAQAELNYYAQRHHGGPQGAMLPPPGFAPLHHYLNKSGVLPVGMPAGLDQTGALEQYGMPDLLHAGGGAGGPGGPGGAAAAAAAAAAAAAVAAGNQPQLHHSPAANGVGGGPAGPGGGPGTGGHGKSSKNSDLRLFKCLTCGKDFKQKSTLLQHERIHTDSRPYGCPECGKRFRQQSHLTQHLRIHANEKPFSCAYCPRSFRQRAILNQHVRIHSGDKPFGCPYPECGKKFRQKAILNQHVRTHQDVSPHLIFKNGPHATLWPQDVPYPPELENAQPKDEQTFGDEASQGGGESRGCFSPDNYPSYFKDGKGVNHSIFGNNLQYLNKATGGKAMLPDVIQHGRSAGMPLYVRCPICQKEFKQKSTLLQHGCIHIESRPYPCPECGKRFRQQSHLTQHLRIHTNEKPFGCMYCPRFFRQRTILNQHIRIHTGEKPYRCGQCGKDFRQKAILDQHTRTHQVGDRPFCCPMPNCRRRFGTEQEVKKHIDNHMNPHSSKSRKLAALNNNNNNNNNNNNNNNNSSNNNNNNNGNGDASRNGTANGANGTANNGANNGANNNNNNNNNNNNNNNNGIIEQKVSPTFLMDKQNQLIQRMAPVKHELYFPQCYGPPFNQSFVAGAAAVAAANANGQAAAAAAAAAAAAAVASNGGGPPPPPNQQQPGGAAGAGGNQQAPPPPPHGNAPPNGGPPVSAATAAAVAAAIAAAPVPQAVVAQ is encoded by the exons ATGGCGATCAACTTTTCCGCCTCGTTTGCTGCCTGTCTGGCGGCCGGGTTGAAGGTACCCCGGCAGATCATGTACTGCATCTCGCAGGACACGGCCCCGTACGTGCTGTACAAGGACTCACAGGAGGCGGCCGAGCGTGgggcagcggcagcagctgccgTCCAGTGGGGCAACGGGGACGGTCCTGCCGGAGCCGCCATCTACCAGCAGAACGCCCAGAATCATCTGCAGGCGCACATGAATGGGGCCGCAACACAGCAACAACTGGTGGCCGCtgcagccgccgccgctgctcaacaccatcagcagcagcaacagcagcagcagcagcaacaacaacagcagcagcagcagcagcagcatcatcagcacaCCTCCGCCACTCATAGCCCCCCGAATCAGGACAATAGGCCACAGCAACCGGGTGAACAAGCGAATGGTCATCTACACAGCCCGGCCACTAGTCCGTATCCTGCGAATAACGGTCCAGACATTGAAGAAGATATGATCAAG GTACAAAGTATGCAACAAGCCGttcagcaccagcagccgaACGGACAGCAACAGTtggtccagcagcagcagcagcaacaacaacaacaacaacagcaacagggtGGCAACAACGCGTCAGCGAACCACCCGAACGAGCACCCGAACCAGCAGGGCAACCCGGCGGGTCCTGGATCCGGTGGCGGAGGTACaggaggtggaggaggtgcTGGGGGACCACCGGGGTGCTTCGGAAACGAGGCGGCCCAGGCCGAGCTGAATTACTACGCCCAACGGCACCACGGAGGCCCCCAAGGCGCCATGTTGCCACCGCCAGGATTCGCACCGCTCCACCATTATCTCAACAAATCCGGTGTCCTTCCGGTGGGCATGCCTGCCGGGTTGGACCAGACCGGAGCACTCGAGCAGTATGGCATGCCAGATTTGCTGCATGCCGGTGGAGGCGCCGGTGGTCCTGGTGGACCTGGTGGAGCTGCcgcggctgctgctgccgctgctgcagctgccgcAGTCGCCGCCGGGAATCAGCCCCAATTGCATCACTCTCCGGCGGCAAACGGCGTTGGTGGAGGTCCGGCAGGCCCTGGCGGTGGCCCAGGTACAGGTGGGCACGGGAAGTCCTCGAAAAACTCGGACCTGCGGTTGTTCAAGTGCTTGACGTGTGGGAAGGATTTCAAGCAGAAGAGTACACTGCTGCAGCACGAACGCATTCACACGGACTCGCGCCCGTACGGGTGTCCCGAGTGTGGAAAGCGCTTCCGGCAGCAATCGCACCTGACGCAACATCTGCGGATACACGCGAACGAGAAACCGTTCAGCTGCGCGTACTGTCCGCGCAGCTTCCGGCAGCGAGCCATCCTTAACCAGCACGTCCGCATCCACTCAGGTGATAAGCCGTTCGGCTGCCCGTATCCGGAATGCGGCAAAAAATTTCGACAAAAGGCCATATTGAACCAACATGTGCGCACCCATCAAG ACGTGTCTCCGCATCTGATCTTCAAGAACGGACCACACGCAACGCTTTGGCCACAGGACGTGCCGTATCCGCCCGAGCTTGAAAATGCCCAGCCCAAGGACGAGCAAACGTTCGGAGATGAAGCGTCACAGGGCGGTGGTGAATCGCGCGGATGCTTCTCACCCGACAACTATCCGTCCTACTTCAAGGATGGTAAGGGCGTGAATCACTCGATCTTCGGCAACAATCTGCAGTATCTGAACAAGGCGACCGGTGGCAAGGCGATGCTCCCGGACGTGATCCAGCATGGCCGTTCGGCGGGTATGCCACTGTACGTGCGCTGTCCGATCTGCCAGAAGGAGTTCAAGCAGAAGAGCACACTGCTTCAGCACGGATGCATCCACATCGAATCCCGGCCTTACCCGTGCCCGGAGTGTGGCAAGCGTTTCCGCCAGCAGTCGCACTTGACGCAACATTTGCGCATCCATACGAACGAGAAACCGTTCGGGTGTATGTACTGTCCGCGGTTCTTCAGGCAGCGTACGATCTTGAATCAG CACATTCGCATCCACACCGGCGAGAAACCGTACCGGTGCGGTCAGTGCGGCAAGGACTTCCGCCAGAAGGCCATCCTCGATCAGCACACCCGGACGCACCAGGTA gGAGATCGACCGTTCTGCTGCCCGATGCCAAACTGCAGGCGCCGGTTCGGAACCGAACAGGAGGTTAAGAAACATATCGACAACCATATGAACCCGCACTCGTCGAAATCACGCAAGCTCGCTGCACtgaacaacaataacaacaacaacaacaacaacaacaataacaacaacaatagcagcaacaacaataacaacaacaacggtaACGGTGATGCTTCACGCAACGGTACGGCCAACGGAGCGAACGGAACGGCCAACAATGGCGCTAACAATGgcgccaacaacaacaataacaacaacaacaacaataacaacaacaacaacaacggtaTTATCGAGCAGAAGGTATCTCCGACGTTTCTGATGGATAAGCAAAACCAGCTGATCCAGCGGATGGCTCCGGTAAAGCACGAGCTGTACTTTCCGCAATGTTACGGTCCACCGTTTAACCAATCCTTCGTAgccggtgcagcagcagttgctgcGGCCAATGCGAACGGGCAAGCGGCTGCGgccgctgctgcagccgcTGCAGCTGCCGCTGTCGCCTCTAACGGGGGTGgaccaccgcctccaccgaATCAGCAACAACCGGGTGGAGCAGCTGGAGCCGGTGGTAATCAGCAGgctccgccaccaccgccacacGGTAATGCGCCACCAAACGGTGGTCCACCGGTGTCGGCAGCGACAGCCGCCGCCGTAGCAGCCGCCATCGCGGCCGCTCCGGTTCCGCAAGCCGTCGTGGCGCAGTGA